Part of the Suricata suricatta isolate VVHF042 chromosome 8, meerkat_22Aug2017_6uvM2_HiC, whole genome shotgun sequence genome, tgcaggtgaggggcgggggcgtctgtgcacatgttctcctccagcccccagagaaatggccgctaggtcgccatcccaaggtgactcccaaggtgactcttacatgaaccatgagaaatcAGTGGAGAGAATTCTGGATAGAGGGGATGGCAAAGGCAAAGCCCCCAACCAGAAGGGTACTAGAACTGTTCATGGAGTCACTGAGAGTGGAAAGGCACTTGCAAAGGAGACAATAGTCAGAGATGAgatgaggtggggggcagggggctggatgCAGATTACCTAGAGCCTCAGAGCCTACAggaggactttggcttttattctaaGACTAACAGTTAACTATGCATGaggttttctttatctcttttttaatagctttattgagctatcttagacatataaaaattgtatatatttaaggtatccTTGATATTTGGATTTACACACACAATGTGAAAAGAGCTAATTAACATGGCCCATTCCCTCTACATAGTTACCGccgcgtgtgtatgtgtgtgtgtttcaattttttttttgtttatttttgagacagagaccaagcatgagtgggggaggggcagagagagagagagggagacacagaatctgaaacaggctccaggctctgagctgccagcacagaacccaatgcttgaacccatggaccacgagatcatgacttgagccgaagtcaaacacttagctgactgagccaagtgtgtgtgtgtttatactgTGGGagagttttggggtgcctgggtggtgccaACGGTTAAagggctgactcttgatctggctcaagttatgatctcagggtcatgaattgaAGCCCGAATTAGGCTGTGCGCTGaaactgcagagcctgcttgctaGGAATTCTGGCTCTCCTtattgccccttccctgcttgtgctcccatctctccctctcaaagtaaatacatagcttaaaaatatatataagggagAATTTTGAACAAAGGGGTGACAAGGTCTTATATTCTTAAAAGATTGTTCTGCTATAATAAACATCTGTTGAGTGTAACAAATGAATGAGTTCTCCTAGATGGGCCCCCAAACCATAGAAATGGAGATGTGACCCGTTCCTCagtcaagaaacatttatttggaTAAGAAAGGAGTCCCTAGGGTTAGGGGCTGGGAAGCTGGCCTGGGTCTCAGGCCTGGGACCCAGCAGCCCGGACAGGTTGGGAGGGGCACTTCCTCTTGCTGAGGTTGGTGAGGATCTGGTCCTGGTTGGGCCGGTAGAGAACCACGAAGCTCTCTGGAGAAAGGGTAGGACCTCTGTTCTCTTCCACCTGCCCCATCATCAGATAACTgactcctgggggaggggagggagggattgaGAGGGTTATTGAGGCCTTATAGATGTACCTCCTCATCAGAGTCCTTCAGATTCCATCATTTTATGAGGGTAAGTCCTCCTCCCCATTTGCCCATATCTGTTACCTTTCTTCATGGGGGGGCACTGCTTGCAGGGCACATAAAACTTCAGGGGAGTGTCAGTGATTGGAGAAGGCAGGTCCAGGCCTCCAGTTTTGTAAGCGCCAATGAGACTGACAGTGACAGTGAGGCCCTCCCCTGGGCCTCGAACCATGGACTTCACTGTTGCGGTCACCACTGTGGGAGAGTGGGGGTGAacagtgaggagagaggaggccagCTCAGGGCTGGAACCAGGAAGAGGGACTTTGTGGGCGGGAGGGGGAGGTGAGAACTGTTGGAGGAGCAAGCAAAGCTGGGAGATGGGGCTTCTTACCCAGGTTGCTGGTACAGAAGTTGCTCTGCAAGGTGCCTGTCCGTCGGCACTGCTTTGGGCAGGGGACACTGGGCACATCTAGGAGGGAGGGGGGTGCGGTTTGTGGAGGGTGACCCACGCAGCAGGTAGGAAGTGCCACTTTCCCCCATAACGGCCTCATCGATTTGAATTCATCCCGATCTCTTTCCAGCTTTGGGACCCAGCACCCAGTAACAGACATCAGTTCAGAGGAGGCACCAGTGAGTGAggtatgaatgaatgagtaagttCAGAAAGGAGGTCTTTGAAACAGCTGCCTTGAGTCTgtgtccccttccttccccttcccagacTCACCGGGCCCCGCGGGAGTTGCCTGGGCCTCAGACGAGGCTTTTGGTTTCTCCTCAGACGGGAGTCCGGGCTTGGGGCCCGGGCTGAGGAGCTGGGTACCCGCCCGGGCGTCCTCCCCGGGGCTCCGGGCCTGCTCTTCCTTGGCGGCGCCCCGCGGCAGGGTCTTGTAGGAGGCGGAGAAGCCGTCGGCCGTGACACTGAGGTCCGAGACGAACTGGACGAGGAGCTCGTTTCCTTCGGAGGAGATGGGACTGCGGGTGGCGGGGCAGCGGGCGGAGCGTCAGGCGGGCCTTGCAATCTCTGCCCTGGGTTGGCTGGACCAGCTTCCCGACTTCGCAGGACCTATTCGCCTCCGGATCCCCGGACCTCTTGGGCCTGGCTTCCTACTAGCTCCGCCCACCCGTTTGGGGCACCCGGGTTCAGATCTGCCTCTTCAGCTAAGTCTGGCCTCTCCCAACCCCTGCGACTTTCCGAACGCCACTGTCTCCCTTAGGGAGGTGGGGACGCCAGGACCCACCGCCCATCTAGGCTCCGCCCCCTCACCCCGGGGCGGTGTCGCCGCAGAACTTCCCCAGCCTCTTGGCGTCGTCGCTCACGGCTCCGTTGAACACGCTGACCGAGTCGTAGCGGCAGTAGGTGTCGGGCTCCAGGTCAAACTTCCCGAAGGTCAGAGAGATCACCTGCCCGCGGGACCCAGGGCTGCTTGAGGGAGCGGAAGCCCTGCCCCTCTGGCCTTCTCCACCCCGCGTCGCCTCCGGAAACCCAGAAGTTAGTGGCAGCTTCCTCTCTCCACTCCCATGTCCCCTGGAGACACcgtcctccccctctctcccagcgAAAGCATTCATCACTACTCGGAGGATCACACACCTGGGGGAACCCTTCAGTGGCATTTGTCGCGCCGTCGTCGGCAAGGTCTAGTCCTGGCTCATTCTCAAGGAACAGGCCTAGCATCCACCTCCACCGccaccacatacacacacgcgcacacacacgcacacacaacacCAGTTATGTATCAGCATCGTGTACCTCACTCTCGTAAGACCGTCACAggtgtaattttacatttttttgtttgagtGCAAGCAGTTCTGGGTTTGCTCCCCACCAGCTCGAGCTCACTGGTCGGGACATATCAGATGGTCAATTAATCTCTGCTGGCTGCCTGCTGGAGGACGCCGCCTGGGTCCCCGAGGACAGCCGGAGCAGGGGGTCCGGTACCTGGTCCGGGGGAGCGATGATGTGCCAGGAACAGCTGATGCCCGGGGGGTAATCAGACTCGGGCCAGTTGGGCGTGGTCAGGGTTCCCTGGGCCTTCTCCAGCCGCCCCCCGCAAAATTGgtgctctggggaggggagaaaggagtgggggtgggaggcggtGGAGACCCTCGGTCAGCTCGAGGAGAGCTCTAGGCTGGAAGCCTGTGCTGGAAGCTCGGACGTCTGGGTCTCAGCGTGAGGGGATGAGAAGAGGGGTAGGAAAGAGGGGGTTTGGTTAGCAGAGAGGGGGCTTGGAGGACCAGGGCCTCCAAGGGAGTCTAGGACCGCCGGGCGCCCAGGCGGGcggtggaagggggaggaggactTGGCTGGACAcgctcccttctctcccctccccctgacccACGGCCACCTCGCTCCTCTTCCCCTGGGAGATCCCATCTCCCCGGCCCGGTGGAAAAGTCCCCTTTGCAGGCTGGGGAGTCCTCACACTGTGAGGGCGCCCTCAAATTAGGGCACAGCCCCAGAGGCCTCTTGGGCGAGGTCCCTGCATTAAACATTTTAGGGGAGACTTGCACCGCCAGGAGGGGGTGATGGGACCGCAATCGGGAGCCCCGGGCTGGGTGTAGGGGGCTCCGGGTCGGGGGAACCTAGTCCCCCAGCCCGGGAATGCCCCCTCGCGCCCGTCTGAGGGAGCCCGATTGCGGACGGGGGCGGGCAGTTACTCACCGTCCCAGTAACCCCAGGCCGCCCATTCCACCCGCGGGTCGGTGACCCATTTCCGCCTCGCGCCTGGGGGGGGGCCTGGAAGAGGGGATGGGTGGGTGCGGGAGGGGCGAGAGAAGACGGGGAGGAGGGACTGAAGGGGCAGTTAGTGAGGAAAAAGGGTAAGGGAGGTAATGGGGGCCCTAGGCTTCGGTCGCAGGGTTTGTCTTAGTAGGGAGGTtacgggtgggggcggggcctgcgccgggggcggggccaggagagGGGGAAGGCCAAGGTGAGGGAGGTCTCACCAGTGCCCGAGGTGGCCCGCCCGCTGTACCAGAGCAGGAAGCCTCGTCCTCCCGTGCCCTCGTCTGCAGTCATCCTCAGGGTCACCTGGTTGCCGGGG contains:
- the PCOLCE gene encoding procollagen C-endopeptidase enhancer 1; amino-acid sequence: MLPAATASLLGPLLTAWALLPFAQGQTPNYTRPVFLCGGEVTGESGYVASEGFPNLYPPNKECIWTITVPEGQTVSISFRVFDLELHPACRYDALEVFAGSGTSGQRLGRFCGTFRPAPLVVPGNQVTLRMTADEGTGGRGFLLWYSGRATSGTEHQFCGGRLEKAQGTLTTPNWPESDYPPGISCSWHIIAPPDQVISLTFGKFDLEPDTYCRYDSVSVFNGAVSDDAKRLGKFCGDTAPGPISSEGNELLVQFVSDLSVTADGFSASYKTLPRGAAKEEQARSPGEDARAGTQLLSPGPKPGLPSEEKPKASSEAQATPAGPDVPSVPCPKQCRRTGTLQSNFCTSNLVVTATVKSMVRGPGEGLTVTVSLIGAYKTGGLDLPSPITDTPLKFYVPCKQCPPMKKGVSYLMMGQVEENRGPTLSPESFVVLYRPNQDQILTNLSKRKCPSQPVRAAGSQA